Within the [Enterobacter] lignolyticus SCF1 genome, the region GCCGTCGCCGCATCCTCCATCAAACCGTAAATCGGCACACAGCCGTTGCCGGAGATCCACGCCTCGATGTACTGCACGGCGACGCGAATGTTGGCGCGCATCCCCGCTTCGGTACGCTCGCCCTCGCACGGCGCCAGCAACTGCCCGGCGGTAATCGGCGCATCGTCTTCACGGGTGACGAACAGCTGGTTTTTGTTCTCGCCCAGCACCTGGTTAAAGACCGCCATGGCGGTATCAGCCAGACCCGGATGCGCAATCCAGGTGCCGTCGTGGCCGTTATTGGCTTCCAGCGCTTTATCGGCTTTCACCTTATTCAGCACCTGGCTGTTGCGCTCAGCATCTTTGCTGGGGATAAACGCCGCCATACCCCCCATCGCGAATGCGCCGCGCCTGTGGCAGGTTTTGATCAGCAGACGCGAATAGGCGCTGAGGAACGGCTTATCCATGGTCACGACCTGCCTGTCGGGCAGGACGCGGTCGGGATGATTTTTCAGGGTTTTGATATAGCTGAAAATGTAGTCCCAGCGCCCGCAGTTCAGGCCAACGATATGGTCGCGCAGCGCATGCAGGATCTCATCCATCTGGAAAACGGCCGGCAGCGTTTCGATCAGCAGCGTCGCTTTGATCGTGCCGCGCGGCAGATTGAAGCGGTCTTCGGTATAGCTGAACACCTCGCTCCACCAGGCCGCTTCCTGCCAGGCCTGCGTTTTTGGCAGGTAGAAATAGGGGCCGCTGCCCTTCGCCAGCAACGCGTTGTAGTTGTGGAAAAAGTAGAGCGCAAAATCAAACAGGCTGCCGGGAATCGCCTCACCGCGCCAGGTAACATGTTTTTCCGGCAGATGCAGGCCGCGCACGCGGCAGACGAGGATCGCCGGGTCAGGCTGAAGCTGGTAGATTTTGCCGGATTCATTGGTGTAGCTGATGGTGCCGTTCACCGCATCGCGCAGGTTTATCTGCCCGTCGATGACTTTGCTCCAGCTCGGCGCCAGCGAATCCTCGAAATCCGCCATAAAAACTTTAACGTTGGCATTCAGCGCGTTAATCACCATTTTGCGCTCTACGGGGCCGGTAATCTCCACGCGACGGTCGAGCAGATCCTCAGGGATACCGCGGATTTTCCACTCGCCATTACGAATGGAAGCGGTTTCCGAAATAAAGTCAGGAAGTATTCCGTCATCAATATCCTGCTGCTGCTTGATACGCGCCGCCAGCAGTTTGTTGCGCTTCGGCGTAAAGCGCGTCACCAGCTCGCTCAGAAACTCAACCGCTTCGGGAGTCAAAATCTGCTGTTCCTGCTGACCAAAGGGCTGGCTGAAGGCCAGTTCTTCGATCGTTGTCGTCTGTTGTGTCATTACGCGGCTCCTCGTCGTTGATCCAAAGTCACTCCCCACGCGAACGAAGATCGTTGTGTAGTTTTCGTTCAGCAGAGTTAAGCCTACGCAATTATTTTCCAAAATCAAAAACAATTTCCATTTTTTGATAATAGATTGTGTAATTATATGATAAATAAATGATTAAATTTTGTTATAGATATGGTTTTAGATTCGGAAATAAAAAAGGCACCCGAAGGTGCCTGAAATGGAATGCTGAATCGCTTTATGCCGACGCGGGCGGGAGATTACTCCAGCGTAGGGTTCATATGGCGCAGATCGTACGGAGTGATCTGATAGACATAATAGTTGAGCCAGTTGGTAAACAGCAGGTTGCCATGGCTGCGCCAGGTTGCGCGCGGCGTGTTCTGCGGATCGTTTTTCGGGAAATAATTGTAAGGCACCTCAGGCGTCAGGCCGGCCTCAACGTCGCGGAAATATTCACTCGCCAGGGTATTGGCATCGTATTCAGGGTGACCGGTAACAAAAGCAATGCGCTTGTCTTTACTGGCAAAGAGGTAGGCATCGCCCTCTGCGGTTTCCGCCAGGATTTCAAGATCGGTGTAATCGCGGATCAGTATCGACGGGAAATCCGCATAGCGTGAATGCGGCGCAAGGAACGCATCGTCAAACCCGCGGGTCAGGAGCGCATGCGGGTGAAGGGTGTTATGTTCATAAACGCCAGAGAGCTTTTCGCTGCGGGTCTGCTTTGGAATACCGTAGAGAATGTTAAGCGCGGCCTGTACCGCCCAACAGACAAACAGCGTTGAGGTCACGTGGTCTTTCGCCCACTCCAGCACCTGTTTGATCTGCGGCCAGTAGGCGACATCGTTGAACTCCACCAGGCCCAGCGGCGCGCCGGTCACGATCAGACCATCGAAGTTTTCATGGCTGATATCGTCAAAGTTACAGTAAAAGTTGTTGAGATGTTCGGTCGGCGTGTTGCGGGATTCCCGGGCATCGATGCGCAGCAGCTGCACGTCAACCTGCAGCGGCGAGTTGGAGAGCAGGCGCAGAAACTGGTTTTCAGTTTCTATTTTTTTCGGCATCAGGTTAAGGATAAGTACCTTCAGAGGACGAATTTCCTGAGTAGTCGCGCGCGATGCCGTCATGACAAAGACGTTCTCATCACGTAAGAAATTGACGGCTGGCAGCTCGTCCTGCACCCGAATCGGCATAACCTTATTACCTCACAGCATACGTTTAAACGTTTAGACATCCAGATAGCTGACAATAACCAGAAATGAACAGAATGTCGAGTCTGCCGGAGAAAAGTGAGAAAGTTTCAAGTAGGGTCCCCACGGGAAGAGGGAGAAAATCAAAAGCAAAAAACCCCGCACCTTTCGGTACGGGGTTCTTCTAATTGATGCCTGGCAGTTCCCTACTCTCACATGGGGAGACCCCACACTACCATCGGCGCTACGGCGTTTCACTTCTGAGTTCGGCATGGGGTCAGGTGGGACCACCGCGCTAGTGCCGCCAGGCAAATTCTGTTATCTGTATCAGGCTGAAAATCGTCTCAAATCCGCCAAAACATCTTCGGCGTTGTAAGGTTAAGCCTCACGGTTCATTAGTACCGGTTAGCTCAACGCATCGCTGCGCTTACACACCCGGCCTATCAACGTCGTCGTCTTCAACGTTCCTTCAGGAGACCTAAAGTCTCAGGGAGAACTCATCTCGGGGCAAGTTTCGTGCTTAGATGCTTTCAGCACTTATCTCTTCCGCATTTAGCTACCGGGCAATGCCATTGGCATGACAACCCGAACACCAGTGATGCGTCCACTCCGGTCCTCTCGTACTAGGAGCAGCCCCCCTCAATTCTCCAGCGCCCACGGCAGATAGGGACCGAACTGTCTCACGACGTTCTAAACCCAGCTCGCGTACCACTTTAAATGGCGAACAGCCATACCCTTGGGACCTACTTCAGCCCCAGGATGTGATGAGCCGACATCGAGGTGCCAAACACCGCCGTCGATATGAACTCTTGGGCGGTATCAGCCTGTTATCCCCGGAGTACCTTTTATCCGTTGAGCGATGGCCCTTCCATTCAGAACCACCGGATCACTATGACCTGCTTTCGCACCTGCTCGCGCCGTCACGCTCGCAGTCAAGCTGGCTTATGCCATTGCACTAACCTCCTGATGTCCGACCAGGATTAGCCAACCTTCGTGCTCCTCCGTTACTCTTTGGGAGGAGACCGCCCCAGTCAAACTACCCACCAGACACTGTCCGCAACCCGGGATCACGGGTTCCACGTTAGAACATCAAACATTAAAGGGTGGTATTTCAAGGTTGGCTCCATGCAGACTGGCGTCCACACTTCAAAGCCTCCCACCTATCCTACACATCAAGGCTCAATGTTCAGTGTCAAGCTATAGTAAAGGTTCACGGGGTCTTTCCGTCTTGCCGCGGGTACACTGCATCTTCACAGCGAGTTCAATTTCACTGAGTCTCGGGTGGAGACAGCCTGGCCATCATTACGCCATTCGTGCAGGTCGGAACTTACCCGACAAGGAATTTCGCTACCTTAGGACCGTTATAGTTACGGCCGCCGTTTACCGGGGCTTCGATCAAGAGCTTCTCCTTACGGATAACCCCATCAATTAACCTTCCGGCACCGGGCAGGCGTCACACCGTATACGTCCACTTTCGTGTTTGCACAGTGCTGTGTTTTTAATAAACAGTTGCAGCCAGCTGGTATCTTCGACTGATTTCAGCTCCACCCGCAGGGGCTTCACCTACATATCAGCGTGCCTTCTCCCGAAGTTACGGCACCATTTTGCCTAGTTCCTTCACCCGAGTTCTCTCAAGCGCCTTGGTATTCTCTACCTGACCACCTGTGTCGGTTTGGGGTACGATTTCGTGTTACCTGATGCTTAGAGGCTTTTCCTGGAAGCAGGGCATCTGTCACTTCAGCACCGTAGTGCCTCGTCATCACGCCTCAGTGTTAAAGTGCTCCGGATTTGCCTGGAACACACACCTACACGCTTAAACCGGGACGACCGTCGCCCGGATGACATAGCCTTCTCCGTCCCCCCTTCGCAGTAACACCAAGTACAGGAATATTAACCTGTTTCCCATCGACTACGCCTTTCGGCCTCGCCTTAGGGGTCGACTCACCCTGCCCCGATTAACGTTGGACAGGAACCCTTGGTCTTCCGGCGAGCGGGCTTTTCACCCGCTTTATCGTTACTTATGTCAGCATTCGCACTTCTGATACCTCCAGCATGCCTCACAGCACACCTTCAACGGCTTACAGAACGCTCCCCTACCCAACAACACATAGTGTCGCTGCCGCAGCTTCGGTGCATGGTTTAGCCCCGTTACATCTTCCGCGCAGGCCGACTCGACCAGTGAGCTATTACGCTTTCTTTAAATGATGGCTGCTTCTAAGCCAACATCCTGGCTGTCTGTGCCTTCCCACATCGTTTCCCACTTAACCATGACTTTGGGACCTTAGCTGGCGGTCTGGGTTGTTTCCCTCTTCACGACGGACGTTAGCACCCGCCGTGTGTCTCCCGTGATAACATTCTTCGGTATTCGCAGTTTGCATCGGGTTGGTAAGTCGGGATGACCCCCTAGCCGAAACAGTGCTCTACCCCCGAAGATGAATTCACGAGGCGCTACCTAAATAGCTTTCGGGGAGAACCAGCTATCTCCCGGTTTGATTGGCCTTTCACCCCCAGCCACAAGTCATCCGCTAATTTTTCAACATTAGTCGGTTCGGTCCTCCAGTTAGTGTTACCCAACCTTCAACCTGCCCATGGCTAGATCACCGGGTTTCGGGTCTATACCCTGCAACTTAACGCCCAGTTAAGACTCGGTTTCCCTTCGGCTCCCCTATTCGGTTAACCTTGCTACAGAATATAAGTCGCTGACCCATTATACAAAAGGTACGCAGTCACCCCATTAAGAGGCTCCCACTGCTTGTACGTACACGGTTTCAGGTTCTTTTTCACTCCCCTCGCCGGGGTTCTTTTCGCCTTTCCCTCACGGTACTGGTTCACTATCGGTCAGTCAGGAGTATTTAGCCTTGGAGGATGGTCCCCCCATATTCAGACAGGATACCACGTGTCCCGCCCTACTCTTCGAGTTCACAGCGTGTGCATTTTCGTGTACGGGGCTGTCACCCTGTATCGCCGGACTTTCCAGACCGTTCCACTAACACACGCGCTGATTCAGACTCTGGGCTCCTCCCCGTTCGCTCGCCGCTACTGGGGGAATCTCGGTTGATTTCTTTTCCTCGGGGTACTTAGATGTTTCAGTTCCCCCGGTTCGCCTCATTAACCTATGGATTCAGTTAATGATAGTGTGT harbors:
- the aceB gene encoding malate synthase A, with the protein product MTQQTTTIEELAFSQPFGQQEQQILTPEAVEFLSELVTRFTPKRNKLLAARIKQQQDIDDGILPDFISETASIRNGEWKIRGIPEDLLDRRVEITGPVERKMVINALNANVKVFMADFEDSLAPSWSKVIDGQINLRDAVNGTISYTNESGKIYQLQPDPAILVCRVRGLHLPEKHVTWRGEAIPGSLFDFALYFFHNYNALLAKGSGPYFYLPKTQAWQEAAWWSEVFSYTEDRFNLPRGTIKATLLIETLPAVFQMDEILHALRDHIVGLNCGRWDYIFSYIKTLKNHPDRVLPDRQVVTMDKPFLSAYSRLLIKTCHRRGAFAMGGMAAFIPSKDAERNSQVLNKVKADKALEANNGHDGTWIAHPGLADTAMAVFNQVLGENKNQLFVTREDDAPITAGQLLAPCEGERTEAGMRANIRVAVQYIEAWISGNGCVPIYGLMEDAATAEISRTSIWQWIHHEKTLSNGKPVTKALFRQMLAEEMLVIQEELGEHRFSSGRFDDAARLMEQITTSDDLIDFLTLPGYRLLA
- the metA gene encoding homoserine O-acetyltransferase MetA; the protein is MPIRVQDELPAVNFLRDENVFVMTASRATTQEIRPLKVLILNLMPKKIETENQFLRLLSNSPLQVDVQLLRIDARESRNTPTEHLNNFYCNFDDISHENFDGLIVTGAPLGLVEFNDVAYWPQIKQVLEWAKDHVTSTLFVCWAVQAALNILYGIPKQTRSEKLSGVYEHNTLHPHALLTRGFDDAFLAPHSRYADFPSILIRDYTDLEILAETAEGDAYLFASKDKRIAFVTGHPEYDANTLASEYFRDVEAGLTPEVPYNYFPKNDPQNTPRATWRSHGNLLFTNWLNYYVYQITPYDLRHMNPTLE